The DNA region CATCAGGCCGGCGACTTTGTTCTGAAAGAGTTTTCCAGACTCTTCGCAGCCATTCAGAACAATTCTGGTTTCGTAGGCAGGTACGGTGGGGAAGAGTTTCTGATTCTCCTGCCGGATACGACTCGGTTCAATGCCTTTCAGGCTGCGGAGCAGCTTCGTTACGTCATCGAATCGACAACGATGATGCTCGAAAGCAAGTATGAGATTCCGGTAACGGCAAGTATCGGCGTGGCCACATCGTCAAGCTTCACTGAAACTCCTCATGACCTGATCTCTCTGGCGGATAAGGCTCTGTACGAGGCTAAGGCGAGCGGCAGAAATAATGTCTGCATGGCGCCGCAGCAGCATGCCTGGCAGCAGGAAGCGAAATCGACTCTCGCCATTCCGTTTGTTTAGGCGAGTAAGCGGGCAGCGGTTCGGGTAAGCCGCTGCCCTCTCTAAGCCGAAAGGTTCAATTGGATAGAAGGTAGCAAAATACTGTGGCGCAACCGCCCGGTGTGAAGCTCTGTGTCGCGAATACAATTCACTCTAAGCGTAAGGCTGTCCTGATTGCAGATTTATTTTAGGCGATGCCCAATATTGGATTGGAATTGAAGAGTTTATGACGATGTTTCCTGCAGTAATCAGGATTGCGGAAAATGCGCCTTTTATGGCTCTTCTGTTGTATGTGTCTTTTAGTCGCTCTTATCAAAAAAGTACAACATCGTTCACGGACGATACTGTGGCATTTCCTATAGAAACCATAGCGGTTTGGCTTTGCCTGCTTTGTATCCCCATATTTTTATATTGGGCAATGATGGCATCGGCCAAATTAGATTTTTCGTCTCATTATTTAGACACGGTATCTAAAATTATGGAGGTAATCATTCCGGCTTGGTTTGGTCTCGGACTCTTGTTCTCACTCCCAGGGACGTTGGTTGTTACACCTGAAGGAATTGAAAAGCGATTTTGGCTGAGATCAAACAGGGAAGTGCTTTGGGGAAAGATTACATCGATTATCGTAGGTGAAGACCGTGTAGAGATTGCTGGCGCGAATGGTAAGAAAATAGCCCATGAAAGATTCAATTTAGATCGGGAGAGATTCTTGTTTGAGTTAAAGCGGCGTTGCTCCGAAGAAGATTTTGCAGAGCGGCTCGATCAGAATGTAGCGATGGCTGCCCGAAAAAAGCGCGGGTCGTAATCAAGGAGAGGTTTTTCCTAGAAGTTGTTCATGAATCAATCCCTGAAGTTCAACGCTGTTGAAGAGTAAAATCAAGTCAGAGCAAGACAAACCATCGTGGCCCTCAACCCCAAAGGACCAGTTTGCGAATTTTGATTTACGGCCTCAACTATTCTCCCGAGCTTACCGGCATCGGAAAGTACACCGGAGAGATGGCTTCGTGGTTGGCGGGACGTGGCCATGACGTCCACGTCGTCACCGCACCACCGTACTATCCTGCGTGGAGCATTCGCGAAGACTACCGGGGCAAGCTCTACCGCACGGAAAAGGTTCCCGGCGAACCCGTCGTCTATCGCACCCCGCTGTACGTCCCGGCCCAGCCTACCGGTCTCAAACGCATGGTGCACCTTTTTTCCTTCATGCTTGGCAGCCTGCCGGTCATGCTCCGTCAGACCTTTTGGGAGCCTGAGGTTGTCTTCACGGTTGAGCCAACTTTTTTCGGAGCTCCCCTCGCGCTTCTGGTCGCTCAGACTGCGGGAGCGGCCTCGTGGCTGCATGTACAGGACTTCGAGATCGATGCAGCCTTTGACCTTGGGCTGCTGCCTGCGAAAGGGCTTATTCACGACTTCGCCCTTGGCCTTGAAGGGTTCTTCACTCGCGCGTTTACTCGCGTCTCCAGCATCTCGCAGAAGATGGTCGAGCGCGCCTTCACCAAGGGAGTTCCCGTAGACCGTACCGTCCTTTTTCCTAACTGGGTCGATGTCGATGCCATCCATCCCCAGCCGCATGATGCGCCGAACAGCTTCCGCCGTGAGCTTGGCCTGGAAGACAAGATCATCGTTCTTTACTCCGGCAATATGGGAGCCAAGCAGGGACTGGAACTGCTCGCGCCGCTCGCTGAAACGTTCGAGAATACGCCATGCGTCCATTTCCTGTTCTGCGGCGATGGAGCCTTTCGTCCACAGCTTGAAACATTGGTTGCTCACCGACCTAATGTGACCCTGCTGCCGCTGCAACCCTTCAGCCGACTCAATGACCTGCTTAATGCTGCCGATATTCACTTACTGCCGCAGCGCGCCGGAGCGGCCGATCTGGTCATGCCCTCGAAGCTTACCGGAATGCTCTCCAGCGGTCGTCCCGTGATTGCCACTGCGGACGCTGGGACGCAGGTCGCTCACGTCGTCGAAGGCTCTGGCCTCGTCGTGCCTGCGGAAGACGCTCCTGCGCTTCACGCTGCGGTGCAGCGACTTATCGACGATGAGCCGCTACGTCAGCAGTTAGGTGCAGCGGCCCGTCGATATGCCGTCGAGCATTTAGGCAAGGAACAGGTGCTTCTGCAGTTTGAAAGCAATCTACAGAGCCTTGTTCCCAAGGCATAAATACGGCTGTTGCCTGTTATCTGTAGGCAACAGCCGCAATACCGCAGGATATTTTCCCGGAGCTATTCAGCCTTGCCCACGGAATGCTCCTTGTAGGTCTTCTGGAAGAGGTAGAAGGCCTGCTTCTTCTTGCCGTCCTCGGAGATAAGGCCCTTGCGATTGAAGCCGTCCTGTAGTTTGGGGATGTTGCGGGTGGGCGAGCGGAAGTCCATCAGGATCCAGGGAATGAGACCGCGTACCTGTGGAATTTTATTAATCATGACGAACTGGTGCTCGTAGACGTTGACCTGCTGCTCTTCGGTCCAGCGCTGGTCTTTGCCGCCATGGTTGCCCTGCTTGGCTTCGGCGCCGAACTCGGAGATCAGGATGGGCTTCTGAGGAAGCGTCCACTTGATGTTGTCGGCGTCTTCGGGACGGCCTTCGTACCAGCCGACGTACTCGTTCTGGCCGACGACGTCGAGAGCGTTGGTCAGAGGATCGTTCTCCACCATCTCGTTGCCTTTGGCGTGCGGGCCGATGATCGCGGAGGTAATGGGCCGCGTTGGGTCGAGCCTGCGGGCTTCATTGGCGAGGTTGGTGAGGAACTGGGTGCGAGTGGGATTATTCGGCGTCTCGTTGGAGACGGACCAGAGAATGACCGAGGCCTTGTCGCGGTCGCGGCGGATCATCTCGTTGAGCATGTAGGTGGCCTTGGCGTAGACCTCGGGCTTGTCGAAGGAGATGTGCTGCCATAGCGGAATCTCCGACCAGATCATGATGCCGTCGCGGTCGGCTTCGCGCTCCATACGCTCGTCGTGCGGGTAGTGGGCGAGGCGGACGAAGTTCGCGTTCATGTCCTTGAGAAAGCCGAAGATGTTTTTGACGTCCTCATCGGTGCAGACGCGACCGGTGCGGTAGGGAGCCTCGGCGTGCTCGTTGACGCCCTGGAGGAAGATGGCTTTGCCGTTGAGCAGGATGCGGGTGCCATCGACGCGGATGTCGCGGAAGCCGATGTCATCCGTGAGCTTGTCCTGCTGATCCCCGGAGCCTGATGCGAGTTCGACTTTGTAGAGCTTTGGCGTCTCGTGCGACCAAAGTTCGAGCTTGCTTGCTTTTACCTCAAAGGGAGCGCGGCCATCGGCGTCAGTTTTGAGAGTAGTATCAACGCCAGCCTCGGGGATGCGGAGGGTGACCGGAGTTCCGGCGGTTGCGCCAACGACGTGGACGTAGCCCGTAAGCGTGGTGGCATCGGCAGCGGAGAAGGTGCTGCCGTGCTTCAGGTGTATGTCGTAGTCGTCGATGAACTGCATGGGAACGGTGACTAGCGAGACATCGCGGGTGAGGCCGCCGTAGTTGAACCAGTCGATGCCGACCGAGGGAATGCCATCGACCTCGCGGGTGGAGTCCACGGCGATGACGACGAAGTTGTTGCCGGGCTTCAGCGCGGCGGTGACTTCGCAGTCGAAGGGAGTAAAGCCGCCCTCGTGGTCGCAGATGCGCTTCTGGTTGACCCAGACGAAGGACTTATAGTTTGCCGCGCCGATGTGGAGGAAGGTGCGCGTGTTGGGCTTGGGCTCGAAGCCGAAGTCGCGCTGATACCAGATGACTCCCTCGTAGCGAAAGAGGGTGGGGTCCTGGGTGTTCCAGTCGCCGGGGACTTTGAGTGTGGGCGCGGTGGCGAAGTCGTACTCCGCGTTGTGCGGGCCGCTGTCGATATTGGGGTGGGTGTTGAGGGCGTAGGTCTTGTCGTTGACCTTGCCATCGGGGGCATAGAGCGCTCGCGCAGGTGGCTGATCGACGAGGTAATGCCAGTTGCCGTCGAGTGACGTGACGGTGCGGTGGTCTACTCCGACAAGCAGCGTCTTCAGCGGTTGCTGCGCTAACAATGGCGACGCGATGGCACAACATACCAAACTGAGCAATGCATTGCGGTGGCCTGTCCACTTACTTGAGACGATCTTCGAGAAACTAGTCATGGCACTCACACTCTGGCTGAAGTTGAAGGAATTTAGAACGAAGAGGCGAGACGGCTGGCAGCAACGGCGTCCTACAAGCGACAGATGTCGTACCTCTTTATTCACGCGACCATGCTATCAGCCGTGGATTATTTTGGTTCGCCGTAGGGGATGTCTTTTTTGCCGGGGGCTATCGGGGTGTCGGTGAACTGTACTTTGCTGCCGTCGGCTGTCTTGATGTTGTTGTCCGTCATGGTCCAGTTTTTGGCGTTGGCGATCGTGCCTGCCGTTTTGGCCTCGATGTCGAGATGATCGAGACGGAAGTTCGTCAGCGGCGCGGTGGGGTAGGCGCTTACGTTGAAGGCTTCCTTTGCTCCCACGGCTTTGATGTTCCAGATGTGGACGTCGCTGAAGTGGGGCAGGCCCTGTGCCTCTGGAACTTTGGTGGTGAGGACTATCCAGTAGTGAGGCGGATTTTTGACCTCGGGCGGCAGCGTGGCATAGCTATAGCTGGGATTCCAGTTCATGGTCATGTGGATGGGGATGGCTACGCCCTGGAGATGGAGGTCGTGGATGCGGATGTCGGTGGCGGTGCCTCCGCGAGTGTGAGCGGATTTGAAGAGGACGCCCGAGGGTACTCCGCTGAGCGCCGTGAGGTTGTAGGCCTCGATGTTGTGGAAGCCGCCGGAGGTCTCGCTGCCGATGGTGATGGCGGCAGCTCCGTGGCGGATGATGGAGTCGCGGAGGATGATGTCTTCGGTGGGCCGGTTGACGCGGAGGCCGTCCGAGTCGCGGCCGGATTTGAGGCAGAGGGCGTCGTCGTTGACGTCGATATCGGCGTGTTGAACGAGAACTTTGCGCGAGGAGTCGATATCGATGCCGTCGGTGGAGGGGCCTTTGCCTCCTTCGTTGTTACGGATGGTGACGCCGTCGATGGTGATGTCGTGGGAGTAGAGAACCTGGACCGTCCAGAAGCCGGAACGCTTGAGCAGGATGCCGCCGCCGAGGTGAACGTTATAGGAATTTTGCAGAAGAACGAGCCGGGGGCGTTTGGCGTCGTAGTCGGAGGCCCAGCGGAGGCCGCGCGGCTCGTAGGTCTTGCGGAGGTCCCAGTAGGACTTCCACCAGATAGGGCCGTCGCCGTCGATGGTGCCTTTGCCGGTGATGGTCACGTTTGACTGGTCACGCACGTTGATGAGTGCGGCGGGCCAGGTCATCTCGATGCCCGCGATGCGGGTGGGCAGCTCGGGGTAGTCCGCCAGATGCTCGGAGCCAATGATTGTGGCGCCCTCGGGAACGTCGAGTGTGGTGCCGGACTTGAGGAAGAGCGAGCCGGTGAGGTAGGTTCCCGGCTTGAGGGTGATGGTGCCGTGGACTTCGGCGGCTGCGTCGATGGCCTTCTGGATGGCGGCGGTATCGAGCGTGGTGCCGTCGCCCTTAGCTCCGTAGTCGTTGGCTACAAAAGTTTTGGGTGCGGCGAAGGCGGTGGTGGTGAGTGCGAGGGCACAGGTGAGGAGGAGGGCGCGGGACATCTATTGCTGCTCCTGGGATTTCGAGGATTCAGAGGTTACAAGTTTGATGGTGCCGAGGATGCCGGAGGAGGTGGGCACCACCTTGTTGAGGTCCTGCATTTGGAAACGGTCGCCGTATTTGGAAATGAGGGGTTTGTAGTCGTGAGGCGGAAGGGCCGACCAAGCGTTGAGCGCGGTGTTATAGACGTGAATCTCGATGCGGTTTTGGCCGGACTTGAGGAAGGGCGAGACGTTGAGCCGGTAGGGCGGATGCCAGAGCGACCCTGCGCGCTTGCCATTGATGAGGACTATGGCGGCTTCGCGGATGGGTGGCTCGAACCAGGCGCGCATGCCGGGGCCGGTGCGGGTAACGCGTGGGTCGGGCATGCCATTGTGCATGGGGACGGGGCGATTGTCGTCGATGCGTGACGGAGGGGTAACGGGCGTGCCGCCGTCGACCTGAAGGTAGGTGGGAGAAGTGGGTGCGGAGGTGAGATTGAAGTCACGGGTATAGACGGCCTCGCCGGAGTAGTGGCGGGTGTCGTCGCTGGCGATCCAGTCGGTGAGAGTAGCTTCGGATTTGGTTTTGCCGGTTGCCACGAAGCGAACCTGCCAGTTGTTGCTGAGGTCGGCTAGTTGGGTGGAGGGAGCCGGACGGAGGGCCGGAGCTTTGGGGTTGACGCTGCTGAAGATGAAGATGCGGGACTCGTAGGGAGCGAGTTGGAGTTCGACGTTGGCGGAGGGGGAGCTGGAGGCTTCGCCGCTAGTCGGGTTCCACTGCTCGCCGAACTTGTGCGCGGTGGCAAAGGTGGCGGTGGTGTCGATGGGGTGGTTGCTGGTGTTGGCTACGAAGTAGATGTCGGACGTTGGAAGCTTGCGGCGGATGAAGCCAACCTCATCATTGCCGGAGGTGAGTGTGAAGTCGGGGGTAGCAGCGTTGTGGAGGGCGGCGGCGAGGGCGGAGTCGTCGGGGACGACGCTGCCTTTGGCGGCGGTGAAGAGCTGGTGTGAGAGGTTGGTGATCTCGGGCAGGGCTTTGCCTTCGGGCGAGATGGAGGGAGCGCGGCCGATGGCGATGACTTTGCCTCCCGCTGCTACGAACTGCTCGATCTTGCGGAGGGTGTTTGCCGGGATGCGGTCGGTGGGGGGCAGGACGAGGATCTTGTGGGTGCCGAGGCCGACGGAGTTGATGGCATCGGCGTCGATGTAGTCGATGTTGTAGCCAGCGGAGAGGATGGTGGACATCAGTTGAGGCGTGATGATCTGGTTCATCGCGGCGGTGATGCTGTCCTTGCCGGGGGCGAATGCTGCCCAGACGTCGTCGGTGGGGAGCAGGATGGCGACCTGGTTGGCTGGATTTCCCTGACGGAGAAGATAGCTGATGCCGCCGATATAGCGGGTGACGTCGGGCATGACCGGGTGCCAGGGGTTGTGGTCGTTGAAGACGGCGGCGGCGTAGAGCGACCAGCCGGGCTCGCCGACTTGCGGGGCGGAGTAGGGCCAGCCGTGGCAGATGATCTGATTTTCGCCGCTGAGGAAGTCGATGTCGGCTTCGGCCTTCATGTCGAGTGGCGTAGCGCGGAAGACGGGAGAGTGGAGCCAGGTGAAGGTTTCGCCTGAGCTGACATTGTTGCCGAAGACGTGGTTGGCAGAGGTGGCCCAGCGCAGGGTGGAGAAGGCGCGCCACTGTGGGCCTTCTCCTTCGGGCAACGCGGCGAGGCGTTGGCTTGAGAAGGAGACGGCGGGATTACCGTAGGTTTGCGAGCGGAATTTGGTGTGATGGGCGATGGCCCAGTTGTTGATCTGGGTGAGGTAGTTTTCGTCGACGAGTTCGGTGAGGGTCTTGCCCCAGTCGTGGCGGACTTTTTCGGCTTCGGGGGTGCCACCGGCTATCAGTTCCGGCAGATGCGGGAGCAGGTCGTAGCCGCGGCGCTTTTTGAATTCGGCGGGCAGGTTAGGGGTCCAGTCGGCTCCATAGGCTTCGAGCGAGTCGGAGAAGATGGCGTAGGGAGGCGTGGGGCCGAAGGACTTGAGCAGAGGTTCGCCTACGGATTTGAGGTGATTGGCTACGGCCTGATGGCTGAAGGGATCGAGCACCCAGCCTTCGGCTCCGACGGCTGCGCGTTTGACGACTTGACGGGTGTGCGAGGCGATGAAGAAGAGAGCGGTGCGGCGGGTGGCTGATGGAGCTATGTGGCTGAATTCGTCAGCGCTGATAGTTTTGGCGGTGGCGGCGTCCCAGTGTTTGGGCTCTCCGTTGACGAGCGAGAGGGAGATTACCGTTTCGCCCTCGGCTAGTTTGGGTGCGGCGACGGAGGTTGCGCTGGCGGGGATGGCAACTTCAACGATGCGGAGGCGTCCGGCGGCTTCGGCCAATGTAGTGGCGGGACCGCCGTAGGGCCAGCCGCTGCCCAGAGTGACGTCGATGCGCAGGCCGAGCTTGCGTCCCTCAGATTGGGCGTAGTTCACGTCGTCGAGGAATTCGGGGGAGAGGAAGGGGAGGTTCTTTAGGCCTTTGGCGGGGTCGTCAAGAACTTGCGGATACTCGAAGGCTAGTTCGGCTCCGCCGATGCCATCGGCCTTCATCTGCTGAAGCTCGCGCAGGATTTCCGGTTTCTGCACGGCGAGACCGAACCACCACCAGCGCACCATAGGTCTTGTGCTGGTGGGCGAATTCTGAAAGTTCTGATGGAGGGTTTGGATGGATGTCTGTGCAGTTAAGGCGTTCGATTGAGCGTAGATCAGCGCTGTCGCCAGCAAGGAAAGCGTGGTGAGGGAATGCCCTCGACGTGAAGATTTGCGTGGTGAAGCTGGCATCGGAGCTACTCCTGTTTGCT from Edaphobacter paludis includes:
- a CDS encoding glycosyltransferase WbuB, coding for MRILIYGLNYSPELTGIGKYTGEMASWLAGRGHDVHVVTAPPYYPAWSIREDYRGKLYRTEKVPGEPVVYRTPLYVPAQPTGLKRMVHLFSFMLGSLPVMLRQTFWEPEVVFTVEPTFFGAPLALLVAQTAGAASWLHVQDFEIDAAFDLGLLPAKGLIHDFALGLEGFFTRAFTRVSSISQKMVERAFTKGVPVDRTVLFPNWVDVDAIHPQPHDAPNSFRRELGLEDKIIVLYSGNMGAKQGLELLAPLAETFENTPCVHFLFCGDGAFRPQLETLVAHRPNVTLLPLQPFSRLNDLLNAADIHLLPQRAGAADLVMPSKLTGMLSSGRPVIATADAGTQVAHVVEGSGLVVPAEDAPALHAAVQRLIDDEPLRQQLGAAARRYAVEHLGKEQVLLQFESNLQSLVPKA
- a CDS encoding glycoside hydrolase family 2 TIM barrel-domain containing protein, yielding MTSFSKIVSSKWTGHRNALLSLVCCAIASPLLAQQPLKTLLVGVDHRTVTSLDGNWHYLVDQPPARALYAPDGKVNDKTYALNTHPNIDSGPHNAEYDFATAPTLKVPGDWNTQDPTLFRYEGVIWYQRDFGFEPKPNTRTFLHIGAANYKSFVWVNQKRICDHEGGFTPFDCEVTAALKPGNNFVVIAVDSTREVDGIPSVGIDWFNYGGLTRDVSLVTVPMQFIDDYDIHLKHGSTFSAADATTLTGYVHVVGATAGTPVTLRIPEAGVDTTLKTDADGRAPFEVKASKLELWSHETPKLYKVELASGSGDQQDKLTDDIGFRDIRVDGTRILLNGKAIFLQGVNEHAEAPYRTGRVCTDEDVKNIFGFLKDMNANFVRLAHYPHDERMEREADRDGIMIWSEIPLWQHISFDKPEVYAKATYMLNEMIRRDRDKASVILWSVSNETPNNPTRTQFLTNLANEARRLDPTRPITSAIIGPHAKGNEMVENDPLTNALDVVGQNEYVGWYEGRPEDADNIKWTLPQKPILISEFGAEAKQGNHGGKDQRWTEEQQVNVYEHQFVMINKIPQVRGLIPWILMDFRSPTRNIPKLQDGFNRKGLISEDGKKKQAFYLFQKTYKEHSVGKAE
- a CDS encoding glycosyl hydrolase family 28 protein gives rise to the protein MSRALLLTCALALTTTAFAAPKTFVANDYGAKGDGTTLDTAAIQKAIDAAAEVHGTITLKPGTYLTGSLFLKSGTTLDVPEGATIIGSEHLADYPELPTRIAGIEMTWPAALINVRDQSNVTITGKGTIDGDGPIWWKSYWDLRKTYEPRGLRWASDYDAKRPRLVLLQNSYNVHLGGGILLKRSGFWTVQVLYSHDITIDGVTIRNNEGGKGPSTDGIDIDSSRKVLVQHADIDVNDDALCLKSGRDSDGLRVNRPTEDIILRDSIIRHGAAAITIGSETSGGFHNIEAYNLTALSGVPSGVLFKSAHTRGGTATDIRIHDLHLQGVAIPIHMTMNWNPSYSYATLPPEVKNPPHYWIVLTTKVPEAQGLPHFSDVHIWNIKAVGAKEAFNVSAYPTAPLTNFRLDHLDIEAKTAGTIANAKNWTMTDNNIKTADGSKVQFTDTPIAPGKKDIPYGEPK
- a CDS encoding glycosyl hydrolase, with translation MPASPRKSSRRGHSLTTLSLLATALIYAQSNALTAQTSIQTLHQNFQNSPTSTRPMVRWWWFGLAVQKPEILRELQQMKADGIGGAELAFEYPQVLDDPAKGLKNLPFLSPEFLDDVNYAQSEGRKLGLRIDVTLGSGWPYGGPATTLAEAAGRLRIVEVAIPASATSVAAPKLAEGETVISLSLVNGEPKHWDAATAKTISADEFSHIAPSATRRTALFFIASHTRQVVKRAAVGAEGWVLDPFSHQAVANHLKSVGEPLLKSFGPTPPYAIFSDSLEAYGADWTPNLPAEFKKRRGYDLLPHLPELIAGGTPEAEKVRHDWGKTLTELVDENYLTQINNWAIAHHTKFRSQTYGNPAVSFSSQRLAALPEGEGPQWRAFSTLRWATSANHVFGNNVSSGETFTWLHSPVFRATPLDMKAEADIDFLSGENQIICHGWPYSAPQVGEPGWSLYAAAVFNDHNPWHPVMPDVTRYIGGISYLLRQGNPANQVAILLPTDDVWAAFAPGKDSITAAMNQIITPQLMSTILSAGYNIDYIDADAINSVGLGTHKILVLPPTDRIPANTLRKIEQFVAAGGKVIAIGRAPSISPEGKALPEITNLSHQLFTAAKGSVVPDDSALAAALHNAATPDFTLTSGNDEVGFIRRKLPTSDIYFVANTSNHPIDTTATFATAHKFGEQWNPTSGEASSSPSANVELQLAPYESRIFIFSSVNPKAPALRPAPSTQLADLSNNWQVRFVATGKTKSEATLTDWIASDDTRHYSGEAVYTRDFNLTSAPTSPTYLQVDGGTPVTPPSRIDDNRPVPMHNGMPDPRVTRTGPGMRAWFEPPIREAAIVLINGKRAGSLWHPPYRLNVSPFLKSGQNRIEIHVYNTALNAWSALPPHDYKPLISKYGDRFQMQDLNKVVPTSSGILGTIKLVTSESSKSQEQQ